One genomic region from Clarias gariepinus isolate MV-2021 ecotype Netherlands chromosome 20, CGAR_prim_01v2, whole genome shotgun sequence encodes:
- the LOC128508299 gene encoding stimulated by retinoic acid gene 6 protein-like, producing the protein MASKCMPMDLFLHVSLAPSVCIVALLSFLQHREKCHPFEERFPYLRGRFGIVVPLDFLGSMSNRWSYGFAIGAVTPSVLLLFSETYTPFSVPVWAKAFVYLIGALEVGVAYMPFFVCLSTPHRALGGVLGLLYTVAWLTARLFEVITCPEGEILGDYQKVITQWPCVLCLGFLVGRFIAMVVKDVRIRLQFQNEQQVEEEKLFQSNQYKHVQTLLRRPPEESVQKSWFRRKVYDWDPYFKFPNRMIGTSIICLIGLYTMTLADYSLSGYIFRELVVVIDSLEDLAKASNNTEDLLVSLLPHIKEFSLVAWNAWFATILSTTLTSVTYTFHVLACYRKHIKRLWAGNRNFLPEKFHKPSSAVSVAAITRYSGWQIAFTLWGYLIVHYVQYMFALMFVYLVVLPIQKEGFLPWFSSLATFLLMIFIVIALVVVQVVMVRIFFLQDKLSPEDKDKPLALNNRRAFNNFNYFFFFYNVIMGLGNCILRLLNSCIVGTWLVPRIDRTIMQRGYEAMDQGYCTWVGMIIADHHHSNPVLVCFCDLLLKHALQKRTAGNTYAQFNTTEFPGGSRVRTRWLLLYTLLRNPKVILLRKGHHSNILLSNQDPLTIARVITMTSQIEKNQSIPQHNEDVAANG; encoded by the exons AT ggcgaGTAAATGTATGCCGATGGATCTGTTCCTCCACGTGTCTCTTGCTCCCTCT GTGTGTATTGTAGCGCTGCTGTCCTTCCTGCAGCACAGAGAGAAGTGTCACCCCTTTGAGGAGAGATTCCCGTATCTACGGGGCCGATTCGGCATCGTGGT GCCGCTGGATTTCCTGGGCAGTATGAGCAATCGCTGGTCTTATGGTTTCGCCATCGGTGCCGTGACCCCCAGCGTCCTGCTGCTCTTCTCCGAGACCTACACACCGTTCTCCGTTCCCGTCTGGGCCAAGG cttTTGTGTATTTGATTGGTGCTCttgaagtgggcgtggcctatatgcctttttttgtctgtctgtctacaccACACCGAGCTCTCGGAGGAGTCCTGGGCCTGCTGTATACTGTGGcttg gctAACTGCAAGACTATTTGAGGTCATCACGTGTCCAGAAGGTGAA attcTGGGTGATTATCAGAAGGTTATAACACAGTGGCCATGTGTCCTGTGTCTGGGCTTCCTGGTTGGACGCTTCATCGCTATGGTGGTGAAGGACGTGCGAATTCGATTACAGTTTCAGAACGAGCAGcag GTTGAAGAAGAAAAACTTTTTCAGTCTAATCAGTACAAACACGTCCAAACACTCCTGAGACGACCTCCAGAAGA GTCTGTACAGAAGAGCTGGTTTAGGAGGAAAGTGTACGACTGGGATCCGTATTTTAAATTTCCAAACAGAATGATCGGCACCTCCATCATCTGCCTCATCGGACTGtacacg atgactCTGGCAGATTACAGTCTGAGTGGTTATATTTTTCGGGAGCTGGTGGTGGTGATCGACTCTCTGGAGGATTTGGCCAAAGCCAGTAATAACACAGAGGATCTCCTGGTTTCTCTGTTACCTCACATCAAAGAGTTCAGCCTCGTGGCCTGGA aTGCCTGGTTTGCCACCATACTGTCCACCACCCTGACATCTGTCACATACACTTTTCATGTATTGGCTTGTTACAG GAAGCACATAAAGAGGTTGTGGGCAGGAAATAGGAACTTCTTGCCAGAGAAGTTTCACAAACCAAGCTCTGCTGTTAGCGTG GCTGCAATTACACGATACTCTGGCTGGCAAATTGCATTCACACTATGGG GTTATCTTATTGTGCACTACGTGCAGTACATGTTTGCGTTAATGTTCGTGTATCTGGTTGTGTTACCGATCCAGAAAGAAGGGTTCCTTCCCTGGTTCTCCAGCCTGGCCACTTTCCT GCTGATGATCTTCATCGTGATCGCTCTGGTGGTGGTACAGGTAGTGATGGTTCGGATCTTCTTCCTGCAGGACAAATTATCACCTGAAGATAAAGATAAACCTTTAGCACTCAACAACAG gAGAGCATTTAACAATTTCaactacttcttcttcttttataaTGTCATCATGGGGTTGGGCAACTGCATCCTCAGGCTGCTAAATAGTTGCATTGTAGGTACTTGGCTCGTTCCACGTATTGACAGGACCATCATGCAGCGGGGATATGAGGCAATGGACCAAG GCTATTGTACGTGGGTGGGAATGATCATAGCAGATCATCATCACAGTAACCCAGTTCTGGTGTGTTTCTGTGACCTGCTTCTCAAACACGCACTGCAGAAAAGGACGGCTGGGAATACATACGCACAGTTTAACACCACAG AATTTCCAGGAGGCAGCAGGGTCCGCACTCGCTGGCTTCTCCTCTATACCCTCCTCAGAAATCCAAAAGTCATTTTGCTGAGAAAAGGACACCATAGCAACATCCTCCTTAGCAACCAAGACCCACTTACAATCGCCCGAGTGATAACAATGACATCACAGATTGAGAAAAACCAAAGTATCCCACAACATAATGAAGATGTAGCTGCAAACGGATAA